A single candidate division SR1 bacterium Aalborg_AAW-1 DNA region contains:
- the gyrA gene encoding DNA gyrase subunit A, with protein sequence MSDTPLLEDTLSTGGTIKPLNITDEISESYITYAMSVIVSRALPDTRDGMKPVHRRILYALNQLGFNHTSKHRKSATVVGEVIGKYHPHGDSSVYEAMVKLSQPWAMRYPLVDGQGNFGSIDGDGAAAMRYTEARLTKLASEMLNDIDLDTVDRRPNFDNMLNEPITLPTKFPNHLCNGTMGIAVGMATNMAPHNLREVIDACLYYMDHEETTVDDLMTIIKGPDFPTGGFIFDPASILEIYRKGKGSVVVRGKTHIEQSKHGDIIVIDEIPYQVNKSSLVEKIGELVIDKKIDGITDIRDESAKNIIRVALSLRRGVNAQKVLAQLFKMTDLQSTFPINNVSLVEQGKQPRLLNILDLISEFVIYRRKVVYRRSVFQLGKAKDRLHLLEGLRRAIDIIDEVIATIRASDSKQEAKESLMTKFEFSDPQAEYILQMRLQSLVGLELNKILDEIDEKQKLIDYLENIINNSSALDDVVKQEMNDIKTTYGDDRRTILVEESGDIKKTLKAFEDAADKVKEDVIVWLSDNFDLRVLYQTRVSVIPEDTIDLIYTHNQDQIIVITDQGELVVQRLKDLGSFQYNSNPLNFHKHFNLKGKVIFAKTLHADFDHLLLLTSDNNIKKVDKNLVLSFKKFPTSIINLPGKNEKILSVLPVSDDDHVAVATRNGWFLLFPSKELRPMGKTAGGVKAIELQDGDSVSTMFLHQEEPFILLNTTTKALMLSLDDLRIRKRAKKGDQVVDLDKGDNIIGGISIYEGAIRLRLNDGSIQTVHSNECYLDIPGSTPDKITNKPILGMFRPWEEKAENMAYKEQRKAEEKAKKLAQEAENSEHEGLFSEE encoded by the coding sequence ATGTCAGACACTCCTCTCCTCGAAGATACGCTAAGCACAGGTGGTACTATTAAACCATTGAACATTACTGACGAAATTTCTGAGTCGTATATTACGTATGCTATGTCAGTTATCGTATCACGTGCTCTTCCAGATACCAGAGATGGTATGAAACCTGTTCATAGAAGAATTCTGTACGCATTGAATCAACTTGGATTTAATCATACCAGTAAACATAGAAAATCAGCTACTGTTGTCTGAGAAGTAATTGGTAAATATCACCCTCATGGAGATAGCTCTGTTTACGAAGCAATGGTAAAACTGTCTCAACCTTGGGCAATGAGATATCCTCTTGTTGATGGTCAGGGTAACTTTGGTTCTATCGATGGTGATGGAGCTGCAGCGATGAGATATACAGAAGCAAGATTAACTAAACTTGCTAGTGAAATGCTCAATGATATCGATCTGGATACCGTTGATCGAAGACCAAACTTCGATAATATGCTCAACGAACCGATTACCCTTCCTACAAAATTTCCAAATCATCTCTGTAATGGAACGATGGGTATTGCAGTAGGTATGGCTACTAATATGGCTCCTCATAATCTTAGAGAAGTAATTGATGCATGTCTTTATTATATGGATCATGAAGAAACTACAGTAGATGATCTCATGACTATTATTAAAGGTCCAGATTTCCCAACAGGATGATTTATCTTTGATCCGGCAAGTATCTTAGAAATCTATCGTAAAGGGAAAGGATCTGTAGTTGTAAGAGGGAAAACACATATCGAACAGAGTAAACATGGAGATATCATTGTTATTGACGAAATTCCCTATCAAGTCAATAAATCTAGTCTTGTAGAGAAGATAGGAGAATTAGTCATCGATAAAAAAATTGATGGAATTACTGACATTAGAGATGAATCAGCAAAAAATATCATTAGAGTAGCTCTTAGTCTTCGTAGAGGTGTCAATGCTCAAAAAGTGCTTGCTCAGTTATTTAAAATGACTGATTTACAAAGTACATTCCCTATTAACAACGTCTCACTGGTTGAGCAAGGTAAACAACCAAGATTACTGAATATCTTAGATCTGATCTCAGAATTTGTCATCTATCGTAGAAAAGTAGTGTATCGTAGGTCTGTTTTCCAACTTGGGAAAGCTAAAGATAGACTTCATCTTCTCGAGTGATTACGTAGAGCTATCGATATCATTGATGAAGTAATTGCTACTATTAGAGCCTCTGATAGTAAACAAGAAGCGAAAGAATCATTGATGACAAAATTTGAATTTTCTGACCCTCAAGCGGAATATATTCTCCAGATGAGACTACAGAGTTTGGTTGGATTAGAGCTTAATAAGATTCTTGACGAAATCGATGAAAAACAAAAATTGATCGACTACCTTGAAAATATCATCAACAATTCATCTGCTCTTGATGATGTCGTCAAACAAGAAATGAACGACATTAAGACTACCTACTGAGATGATCGTAGAACTATTCTTGTTGAAGAATCAGGAGATATCAAAAAAACGCTCAAAGCGTTTGAGGATGCAGCTGATAAAGTAAAAGAAGATGTGATTGTATGGCTCAGTGACAATTTTGATCTTAGAGTATTATATCAAACAAGAGTAAGTGTGATACCTGAAGATACCATTGATCTTATCTATACACATAACCAAGATCAAATCATTGTTATTACTGATCAGGGAGAGCTTGTTGTACAAAGACTCAAGGATCTGGGTTCATTCCAATATAACTCTAATCCTCTTAATTTCCATAAACATTTTAACCTCAAAGGTAAAGTAATCTTCGCCAAGACATTACATGCAGACTTTGATCATTTACTGCTCCTGACTAGCGACAATAATATCAAAAAAGTAGATAAGAATCTTGTTCTTTCATTCAAAAAATTCCCTACGTCTATCATCAATTTACCAGGTAAAAATGAAAAGATTCTCAGTGTATTACCTGTATCAGATGATGATCATGTAGCAGTAGCAACAAGAAATGGTTGGTTCCTCCTCTTCCCTTCCAAAGAGCTAAGACCCATGGGTAAAACAGCTTGATGAGTCAAAGCTATTGAACTTCAAGATGGTGATAGTGTAAGTACCATGTTCTTACATCAAGAAGAACCATTTATACTCCTTAATACTACTACGAAAGCACTGATGCTATCTCTTGATGATCTTCGTATTCGAAAAAGAGCGAAAAAATGAGATCAAGTCGTAGATCTTGATAAAGGAGATAATATTATAGGAGGTATAAGTATTTATGAATGAGCAATCAGATTAAGATTAAATGATGGTTCTATACAGACTGTACATTCCAATGAATGTTATCTTGATATACCTGGTTCTACTCCAGATAAAATTACCAACAAACCTATCCTTGGAATGTTCCGTCCTTGGGAAGAAAAAGCTGAAAATATGGCCTACAAAGAACAACGCAAAGCCGAAGAAAAAGCTAAAAAACTTGCACAAGAAGCAGAAAATAGCGAACATGAATGACTCTTCTCTGAAGAATAA